From Vibrio artabrorum, a single genomic window includes:
- the rhaB gene encoding rhamnulokinase, protein MSNVIAVDLGASSGRVMVGTLKNSKVSLKEYHRFPNVQVICNGQSCWDLYAILEEIERGISKVAASGIEIDSLGIDTWGVDFVLLDRFGKHLGEFVSYRDERTEGMIDKLTSDSSITHKDIYTTTGIQFLTFNTIYQLKAIIDAKPAWLERVDKLLFIPDYLNYKLSGLKHCEYTNASTSQLLNCETKEWDEELITACGAKKSWFLEPTLPNKVVGRFTRHCCDIPVISIPSHDTASAVSAAPVDNKTAYLSSGTWSLLGIESFEPFTSELAYQYNITNEGGVEGRYRVLKNIMGLWLVQRLRAENPSLAFSDMALMAERATPFKYVINPNDNAFLNPESMTQAIVEWFKSRNLEAPTTFSEIIRCVYDSLALAYSTALENIKEVSEREIQSIRIVGGGTQDKILNQLCADVCEIPAITEPVEASALGNVTNQMIAIGKISNTESARQIIEASCSKVRYEPSHIEGLEAIKANYKKIL, encoded by the coding sequence ATGAGCAATGTTATCGCAGTCGACTTGGGCGCATCGAGCGGTCGAGTGATGGTTGGCACACTAAAAAACTCCAAAGTTTCATTGAAGGAATATCATCGATTCCCGAATGTTCAGGTCATTTGCAATGGCCAATCATGTTGGGATCTATATGCAATCCTTGAAGAAATTGAAAGAGGCATATCTAAAGTTGCTGCAAGCGGTATCGAGATTGATTCACTTGGAATCGATACTTGGGGCGTCGACTTTGTCCTGCTAGACCGATTCGGCAAACATCTAGGCGAATTTGTGAGTTATCGCGATGAACGCACTGAAGGCATGATTGATAAGCTGACGTCTGACAGCTCTATTACCCACAAAGACATCTATACGACCACCGGAATTCAGTTTCTAACGTTCAACACGATCTATCAACTAAAAGCGATCATTGACGCAAAGCCTGCATGGTTAGAGCGCGTAGATAAGCTTTTATTTATCCCAGATTACCTAAATTACAAACTGTCTGGCCTGAAGCATTGTGAGTATACAAATGCCTCAACAAGCCAACTTCTTAATTGCGAAACAAAGGAGTGGGATGAAGAGCTAATTACAGCTTGTGGCGCTAAAAAGTCTTGGTTCTTAGAGCCTACCCTACCAAACAAAGTGGTTGGGCGATTCACACGTCATTGCTGTGACATTCCGGTAATTTCGATCCCTAGCCACGACACAGCATCTGCTGTATCGGCTGCCCCAGTTGATAACAAAACTGCATATTTAAGTTCAGGCACGTGGTCTTTGTTAGGGATCGAAAGCTTCGAACCTTTCACAAGCGAACTCGCATATCAATACAACATCACAAACGAAGGTGGTGTTGAAGGTCGATACCGCGTTCTGAAAAACATCATGGGATTGTGGCTTGTTCAACGCTTACGAGCTGAGAACCCTTCGCTTGCCTTTTCTGACATGGCATTAATGGCTGAGAGAGCCACCCCATTTAAGTACGTAATTAATCCAAATGACAATGCGTTTTTGAACCCAGAATCCATGACTCAAGCCATCGTTGAATGGTTCAAGAGCCGCAATCTAGAGGCCCCAACAACGTTCTCTGAAATCATCCGTTGTGTATACGATTCTCTGGCCTTGGCTTACTCAACCGCATTGGAAAACATCAAAGAAGTTAGCGAAAGAGAAATCCAATCCATTCGAATTGTTGGCGGCGGCACACAAGACAAAATTCTTAATCAACTGTGCGCGGATGTCTGCGAAATCCCTGCCATTACCGAACCGGTAGAGGCCTCTGCGTTAGGCAATGTAACCAACCAAATGATAGCAATCGGCAAGATATCGAATACCGAGTCAGCTCGCCAGATTATCGAGGCGTCTTGCTCGAAAGTGCGCTATGAGCCAAGTCATATCGAAGGACTTGAAGCAATCAAAGCAAACTACAAAAAAATTCTTTAA
- a CDS encoding L-rhamnose isomerase codes for MKSEQIISNFKAAKEVFAQQGVDVEKALETLAETPISIHCWQGDDVRGFENPDQELSGGIQATGDYMGAATTPTQLRQDMEKAFSLIGGKKRVNLHAIYIDTDEVIERDQIKLEHFDRWVAWAKENELGLDFNPTLFSHPKASDGLTLSHPDKAIRDFWIEHVKASRKISEHFGRELGTPSFMNIWIPDGMKDQPADRLSPRQRLADSLDKALAEKIDTKFHRDAVESKLFGIGAEAYTVGSNEFYLGYAATRNIDLCLDAGHFHPTEMISDKISTCSLFVDNMLLHVTRPVRWDSDHVVSFDDETQAIMREIVRNKLLDRVAIGLDFFDASINRIAAWVIGTRNAQKALMKALLEPTEAIKNAEEAFDYTTRLALTEEAHSAPWTAVWDYFCHINDVPVGSAWLNDVKTYEAEVLAER; via the coding sequence ATGAAATCTGAACAAATCATCTCGAACTTTAAAGCAGCGAAAGAAGTATTTGCACAACAAGGTGTCGACGTCGAAAAAGCGCTAGAGACTCTGGCTGAAACACCAATTTCTATTCACTGCTGGCAAGGCGATGACGTACGCGGGTTCGAAAACCCAGACCAAGAACTTTCTGGCGGTATTCAGGCTACCGGCGATTACATGGGCGCTGCGACAACGCCAACACAGTTGCGTCAAGATATGGAAAAAGCATTTAGCTTAATCGGCGGTAAAAAGCGCGTTAATCTACACGCAATTTACATTGACACTGATGAAGTAATTGAACGCGACCAAATCAAACTTGAGCATTTCGATCGCTGGGTAGCATGGGCAAAAGAAAACGAACTAGGTCTTGATTTCAACCCGACTCTATTCTCTCACCCTAAAGCATCTGACGGCCTTACTCTTTCTCACCCAGATAAAGCCATTCGCGACTTCTGGATTGAGCATGTTAAAGCATCTCGCAAAATTTCTGAGCACTTTGGTCGTGAATTAGGCACTCCGTCGTTCATGAACATTTGGATTCCAGATGGCATGAAAGATCAGCCTGCAGACCGCTTATCTCCTCGTCAACGTCTTGCAGACTCTCTAGATAAAGCGCTGGCAGAGAAAATCGATACTAAGTTCCACCGTGATGCTGTAGAGAGCAAACTGTTCGGCATAGGCGCTGAAGCTTACACCGTTGGCAGCAACGAGTTTTACTTAGGCTACGCTGCTACGCGCAATATTGACCTTTGTCTTGATGCTGGCCACTTTCACCCAACTGAAATGATTAGCGACAAAATCAGCACTTGTTCATTGTTTGTAGACAACATGCTTTTACACGTTACTCGCCCTGTTCGTTGGGATTCTGATCACGTTGTATCTTTCGATGACGAAACTCAGGCAATCATGCGTGAAATCGTGCGCAATAAACTGCTTGATCGCGTTGCGATTGGTTTGGACTTCTTTGACGCTTCAATTAACAGAATCGCAGCGTGGGTTATTGGTACTCGTAATGCACAAAAAGCATTGATGAAGGCGCTGCTTGAGCCAACAGAAGCAATTAAAAATGCGGAAGAGGCGTTCGACTACACAACACGTCTTGCGCTAACAGAAGAGGCGCACTCTGCACCTTGGACAGCGGTTTGGGATTACTTCTGCCATATTAATGATGTTCCAGTAGGCTCAGCTTGGCTAAATGATGTCAAAACTTATGAAGCCGAAGTGCTAGCAGAACGATAA
- a CDS encoding L-rhamnose/proton symporter RhaT: MSVVAGIGWHLVGAASAAAFYAPYKKVKGWSWELMWSIGGLFSWIIMPWLVTSMLVPDLGEFYSHIPTSTLVTLVFCGALWGIGNITYGLTMRYLGLSMGIGIAIGLNLAVGTLLPPLINGELMNVISSDGGMWTMLGIFVALIGIVIVTYAGNEKEKILGETSEEFNLKKGVTLAIICGIFSAGFAFGLAAAGPIKAQSEAMGINYLYVAMPAYGFIMGGGAFVNFAFCLFNILRNKDISIARDLSLPKSQMLRNLCLAATGGIMWYLQFFFYGWGEASVPEQLGYINWMLHMSGYVLFGGIIGLVMAEWKGVGTRPVRILIAGLLVITAAANIVGIGMI; this comes from the coding sequence ATGTCTGTAGTAGCCGGTATAGGTTGGCATTTGGTCGGGGCAGCTTCTGCGGCCGCGTTCTATGCGCCTTATAAAAAAGTAAAAGGTTGGTCTTGGGAGTTAATGTGGTCAATTGGCGGCCTGTTCTCTTGGATTATCATGCCTTGGTTGGTTACATCCATGCTCGTTCCGGATCTGGGGGAGTTCTATTCCCACATCCCAACAAGCACGCTCGTAACTCTCGTATTTTGCGGTGCCTTGTGGGGAATAGGTAACATCACCTATGGTCTGACAATGCGTTATTTAGGCCTATCTATGGGCATTGGTATCGCTATCGGACTGAACTTAGCTGTCGGTACATTATTGCCGCCTCTTATTAATGGCGAGCTAATGAATGTTATCTCTTCAGATGGCGGTATGTGGACAATGCTGGGTATTTTCGTTGCTCTAATTGGCATCGTAATTGTGACCTACGCAGGCAATGAAAAGGAAAAGATTCTTGGAGAAACGTCTGAAGAATTTAACCTTAAAAAAGGCGTAACGCTTGCCATTATTTGCGGAATTTTCTCTGCAGGGTTCGCTTTTGGTCTTGCAGCGGCAGGCCCTATCAAAGCGCAATCTGAAGCAATGGGTATTAACTATCTATACGTAGCAATGCCTGCATACGGCTTCATCATGGGCGGCGGCGCTTTCGTTAACTTCGCTTTCTGTTTATTCAATATCCTACGCAACAAAGATATCTCCATCGCGCGTGACCTATCTCTTCCTAAAAGCCAGATGCTAAGAAACTTATGTTTGGCCGCAACAGGCGGGATCATGTGGTACTTGCAGTTCTTCTTTTATGGCTGGGGCGAAGCGTCAGTGCCAGAGCAACTAGGCTACATCAACTGGATGCTGCATATGAGTGGCTACGTGTTGTTTGGCGGCATCATTGGCCTAGTTATGGCCGAGTGGAAAGGCGTTGGAACAAGACCGGTACGTATCTTAATCGCTGGCTTATTGGTAATTACCGCAGCAGCAAACATTGTCGGAATCGGCATGATTTAA
- the rhaM gene encoding L-rhamnose mutarotase gives MIRKAFVMWVNKDSHKEYQKRHDEIWGRLVDVLKSHGVHNYSIHLLPTQNMLFAYAEVEDEERWAAVAQTPECQEWWSYMKDVMPSNADNSPKSRNLSEVFYLK, from the coding sequence GTGATCAGAAAAGCTTTTGTTATGTGGGTTAACAAAGACTCACATAAAGAATACCAAAAGCGTCACGATGAGATATGGGGGCGTCTTGTAGACGTCCTCAAATCACACGGGGTGCACAACTATTCAATTCATCTTCTACCAACACAGAACATGTTATTTGCTTATGCAGAAGTAGAAGACGAAGAGCGTTGGGCGGCAGTAGCTCAAACACCAGAATGTCAAGAATGGTGGTCATACATGAAAGATGTAATGCCATCTAACGCAGATAACTCTCCAAAGAGTCGCAATTTATCAGAGGTTTTTTACTTAAAATGA
- the rhaD gene encoding rhamnulose-1-phosphate aldolase, which yields MKTLNKAVTTEINKVSEAAQYLWEREWAERNGGNISVDVTDIYGEVEDAQLSEKRLGKQLPISCAGRIYYVKGTGQRIRELRDPSYAGCVLQITDDAHGFKILWGGEASSDFAPTSEFISHIKILESKRASGSTHKCVVHTHPLELIALSHHPILNASSDVFTNACWKMLPEVRAFVPKGIGMIPYCLPSSEELADKTTEALETRDVAIWEKHGATASGDDALQAFDFVDVANKGAKLHLMCLASGFEPQGVSQEDMDTLKTEFNL from the coding sequence ATGAAAACACTAAACAAAGCAGTTACCACTGAAATAAACAAAGTTAGCGAAGCCGCACAGTATCTGTGGGAACGTGAATGGGCTGAGCGCAATGGTGGCAATATTTCAGTCGACGTTACCGATATTTATGGCGAAGTTGAAGATGCGCAGCTTTCTGAAAAGCGTTTAGGCAAACAACTACCGATTAGCTGCGCAGGTCGCATCTATTATGTGAAAGGCACCGGTCAGCGCATTCGTGAGCTTCGTGACCCATCTTATGCAGGCTGCGTTCTTCAAATCACTGATGACGCACACGGCTTCAAAATCCTTTGGGGCGGCGAAGCAAGTTCAGATTTTGCACCAACTTCTGAGTTCATTAGCCACATCAAAATTCTCGAGTCAAAACGCGCATCTGGTTCAACACACAAATGTGTCGTACACACTCACCCGCTCGAGTTAATCGCTCTATCGCACCACCCTATCTTAAACGCTAGCAGTGACGTATTTACTAATGCGTGCTGGAAAATGCTACCAGAAGTGCGTGCGTTTGTTCCTAAAGGTATCGGCATGATCCCTTATTGCCTGCCGTCTTCTGAAGAGTTAGCAGACAAGACCACAGAGGCTCTTGAGACACGAGACGTTGCTATTTGGGAAAAGCATGGCGCTACTGCATCAGGCGATGACGCTCTGCAGGCATTTGATTTTGTAGATGTAGCGAATAAAGGCGCGAAGTTGCACTTGATGTGCCTTGCGTCTGGCTTTGAGCCTCAAGGTGTATCTCAAGAAGATATGGATACTCTAAAAACTGAATTCAATTTATAA
- a CDS encoding iron-containing alcohol dehydrogenase translates to MSVFKLAFPKINLSGYGAIGALIERIVAEHGEETGMVICDPAMVKLGHIDQLVASPLRFTLFDGIKPNPDTNTVKAAYDEFTRKNAKYVIAFGGGSSIDTGKAIRILSANEGAIAQFNGVEKVKNIGCPLYAINTTAGTAAEVTSNAVITDTETKVKHVIISDKIIPDVSVNDPSVMLGIPASVTASTGIDALTHAIESYVSVGSHQLTDYISLQSISLIAQSLPLAVEDGQNKEAREMMAQGQFVAGLSFNSAGLGMVHAMAHPAGAHKDLPHGVCNAILLPVVCEFNRQNCVEKFAKVAEAMGVDTSNISIEEASFTAIEAIKSLNERVNIPKGFAELGVTEEDIASWVDDALADPCAGGNPRPMSAKQVLELYTRAL, encoded by the coding sequence ATGAGCGTTTTTAAACTAGCTTTCCCAAAGATTAATCTTTCTGGATACGGTGCAATCGGTGCATTAATCGAGCGTATTGTCGCCGAGCATGGCGAAGAAACCGGTATGGTAATTTGCGACCCTGCAATGGTAAAACTTGGTCACATCGATCAACTTGTTGCAAGTCCTCTGCGTTTTACATTATTTGATGGAATCAAGCCTAATCCTGACACAAATACCGTAAAAGCTGCATACGACGAGTTTACAAGAAAAAATGCTAAATACGTTATTGCCTTTGGTGGTGGAAGCTCTATTGACACTGGCAAGGCGATTCGTATTCTGTCTGCAAACGAAGGCGCGATTGCACAGTTCAATGGCGTCGAAAAAGTAAAGAACATTGGTTGCCCTCTTTACGCGATCAACACGACTGCAGGCACTGCTGCTGAAGTGACAAGTAATGCTGTGATTACCGATACAGAGACAAAGGTTAAGCACGTTATCATTTCAGATAAGATCATTCCGGACGTATCAGTTAACGATCCATCTGTGATGCTAGGCATACCAGCGAGCGTTACCGCTTCTACAGGTATTGATGCTCTTACTCACGCTATTGAATCGTACGTATCTGTTGGCTCTCACCAGTTAACTGACTATATCTCGCTTCAGTCAATTAGCCTGATTGCTCAGTCGCTACCTTTGGCTGTAGAAGATGGCCAAAACAAAGAAGCGCGTGAAATGATGGCTCAAGGCCAGTTTGTGGCAGGCCTTTCTTTCAATAGCGCAGGCTTAGGTATGGTTCACGCAATGGCTCACCCTGCAGGCGCACATAAAGATTTGCCTCACGGCGTCTGTAACGCGATCTTGCTTCCAGTTGTTTGTGAATTCAATAGACAAAACTGTGTTGAAAAGTTTGCAAAAGTAGCAGAAGCGATGGGCGTAGATACTTCGAACATATCTATCGAAGAGGCGAGCTTTACTGCAATCGAAGCCATCAAGTCTTTGAACGAGCGCGTTAATATCCCGAAAGGCTTTGCTGAACTAGGGGTAACTGAAGAAGACATTGCTAGCTGGGTAGATGATGCTCTAGCTGACCCATGTGCAGGTGGTAACCCACGCCCTATGTCGGCAAAACAAGTGTTAGAGTTATACACTCGAGCTCTTTAG
- a CDS encoding helix-turn-helix domain-containing protein, whose amino-acid sequence MLLLKSDDYMGRNPSIYAINRTPQNDFPEHGHDFSEFVFACNGSGIHVKNDAQKVILPQMVTLVTDKDYHLYEGTNDLQLFNICYKKNAINLREESANVLKKIEGNMSDILVTEKSFEQVMNTVRLIENEQKADGDHAEVMISVLFEQLLLQIDRLIVHTGTSNNVTRAIVYICDHYKDCELLVAHVCEKFEVPSAALNSRILSLTGISANKFINALRINKAKKLLSEGRSITEVAFFVGFNDSNYFSTKFKSATGYTPRDYQR is encoded by the coding sequence ATGTTGTTGCTAAAATCTGATGATTATATGGGGCGAAATCCGTCTATTTATGCCATTAATCGTACACCTCAAAATGACTTCCCAGAGCACGGACATGACTTTTCAGAGTTTGTGTTTGCGTGCAACGGTAGCGGCATACATGTAAAAAATGATGCGCAGAAAGTGATTCTCCCCCAAATGGTGACCTTAGTTACAGACAAGGATTACCACCTTTACGAAGGCACCAATGATCTTCAGTTATTCAACATCTGCTATAAAAAAAATGCCATCAATCTTCGAGAAGAGTCAGCGAATGTCCTCAAAAAGATAGAGGGCAATATGAGCGACATTTTGGTTACCGAAAAGTCCTTTGAACAAGTCATGAATACCGTGAGACTCATAGAGAACGAGCAGAAAGCAGATGGTGACCACGCTGAGGTAATGATCTCGGTTTTGTTTGAACAGTTGCTTTTGCAAATAGATAGATTGATCGTCCACACTGGAACCAGTAATAATGTGACAAGAGCCATTGTTTATATCTGCGACCACTATAAAGATTGCGAACTCTTAGTCGCCCACGTATGTGAGAAATTTGAGGTTCCATCAGCCGCGCTAAATTCTAGGATTTTGTCGCTGACGGGCATCTCAGCCAATAAGTTCATCAATGCACTTCGAATAAACAAAGCTAAAAAGCTCTTATCAGAGGGAAGATCTATTACCGAAGTTGCCTTCTTTGTTGGCTTTAACGACAGCAACTACTTCAGTACTAAATTTAAGTCGGCAACCGGCTACACGCCTCGCGACTATCAGCGTTGA
- a CDS encoding type II toxin-antitoxin system RelE/ParE family toxin: protein MTHYKLSSAAQSDLIEIRRYTLELWGQTQWTTYFSEFKQSMELLANNQLLGIGVSELGQNYFRFPLKHHVIYYIQKQEHIVIAAVLGKHMSPAKHFSQLS, encoded by the coding sequence ATGACGCACTATAAGCTTTCTTCTGCAGCGCAATCAGATCTCATTGAGATTCGTCGCTATACATTAGAGCTATGGGGGCAAACACAATGGACAACTTATTTTTCAGAGTTCAAGCAATCCATGGAATTACTAGCGAACAACCAACTGCTTGGCATAGGAGTTTCTGAACTGGGCCAAAATTACTTCCGGTTTCCTTTAAAGCACCATGTGATTTATTACATCCAAAAACAAGAGCACATCGTTATTGCAGCCGTTCTTGGTAAGCACATGTCTCCGGCCAAGCACTTTTCACAACTCTCTTAA
- a CDS encoding type II toxin-antitoxin system Phd/YefM family antitoxin yields the protein MQSLTANTAKTKFGDLLMKVQREPVQINKNGSPVAVMMSCEEYKQLEALKLMVVKSRFEQAEADVLSDNLVDGDDFMNALDQGKFD from the coding sequence ATGCAATCACTTACTGCTAATACAGCTAAAACCAAATTTGGTGACTTACTGATGAAGGTTCAACGTGAACCTGTACAAATCAATAAGAACGGTTCACCCGTTGCGGTGATGATGTCTTGTGAAGAATATAAACAACTTGAAGCATTGAAATTGATGGTGGTGAAATCGCGCTTCGAACAAGCAGAGGCCGATGTTCTATCAGATAACCTAGTCGACGGTGACGATTTCATGAATGCACTTGACCAAGGTAAGTTTGATTAA
- the yaaA gene encoding peroxide stress protein YaaA, whose amino-acid sequence MLVVVSPAKTLDYESPVATERFSQPEFIEHSAELIEECRKLTPADVSALMKVSDKIAGLNVARFEQWSETFTQDNARQAILAFKGDVYTGLDAETLSDEDFDYAQNHLRMLSGLYGLLKPLDLMQPYRLEMGTRLANARGTNLYQFWGNIITDKLNEALNAQGDNVLINLASNEYFKAVKPKNLDGQVITPIFKDGKNGQYKVISFYAKKARGMMARYIIENKIDSIEALTQFDTAGYYFVEEESNAKELVFKREEQN is encoded by the coding sequence ATGTTAGTTGTTGTTTCTCCAGCCAAAACACTTGATTACGAATCACCAGTAGCGACGGAACGCTTTAGTCAACCAGAGTTTATTGAGCACTCTGCTGAACTGATTGAAGAGTGCCGTAAGCTGACACCAGCTGATGTTTCTGCATTGATGAAAGTCAGCGATAAGATCGCAGGATTGAACGTAGCGCGTTTTGAGCAGTGGAGCGAGACCTTTACCCAAGACAACGCACGCCAAGCAATCCTAGCCTTTAAGGGCGATGTATACACTGGCCTAGATGCTGAAACGCTATCGGATGAAGATTTTGACTACGCACAAAACCACCTGCGCATGCTTTCTGGCCTATATGGTTTGCTTAAACCGTTAGATTTGATGCAGCCTTACCGCCTAGAGATGGGGACACGCTTAGCCAATGCTCGTGGTACGAACTTGTACCAGTTCTGGGGCAACATCATCACAGACAAGCTGAATGAAGCGTTGAATGCTCAAGGTGATAATGTGTTGATCAACTTAGCATCGAACGAATACTTTAAAGCGGTGAAGCCGAAGAACTTGGATGGCCAAGTGATTACCCCTATATTTAAAGACGGTAAGAACGGTCAGTACAAGGTGATCAGTTTCTACGCGAAGAAAGCGCGTGGCATGATGGCTCGTTACATTATCGAGAACAAGATCGACTCGATTGAGGCGCTAACCCAGTTTGATACGGCGGGTTACTACTTCGTTGAAGAAGAGTCGAACGCGAAAGAGCTTGTCTTTAAACGTGAAGAGCAAAACTAG
- the srmB gene encoding ATP-dependent RNA helicase SrmB — MIRTFAELDLNQELLKAIDEMGYERPTQIQAEAIPQALDGRDVLASAPTGTGKTASFVLPALQYLLDFPRKKSGPARMLILTPTRELAMQITEQARELAKYTSLNIFTITGGVMYQEHADILSTTQDIVVATPGRLMEYIEGERFDCRAIEWLVLDEADRMLDMGFGPVVDRLSAECRWRKQTLLFSATLEGKGIEGFTEDLLNNPAEIDAKSSLRERKKITQWYHRADTAEHKLNLLKHIITEQAERSIVFLKTRDRLGDLRAQLESAQIPCAWIQGEMPQDRRNNAIARFRDGSVNVLLATDVAARGIDLPDVSHVINYDMPRTADVYLHRIGRTARAGKKGNAVSIIEAHDQLMIERVARYTDEPIKERFIEGMRPTHKKAAVTKKKKPKKEDKKAVEKQKIAKKKKIAKKKKAAKKK, encoded by the coding sequence GTGATCAGAACCTTTGCAGAACTCGATCTAAACCAAGAGCTGCTTAAAGCAATTGACGAAATGGGCTACGAACGTCCAACACAGATACAAGCTGAAGCAATCCCACAAGCGTTAGATGGAAGAGACGTTTTGGCTTCTGCGCCAACAGGTACTGGTAAAACAGCATCATTTGTATTGCCAGCACTGCAATACCTACTGGATTTCCCACGTAAGAAATCTGGTCCTGCACGTATGCTTATCCTGACGCCAACGCGTGAGCTAGCAATGCAGATCACCGAACAAGCACGTGAGCTTGCTAAATACACCAGCCTAAACATCTTCACGATCACAGGCGGTGTGATGTACCAAGAGCACGCAGATATCTTAAGTACGACTCAAGATATCGTAGTAGCAACACCTGGCCGCCTGATGGAATACATTGAAGGCGAGCGTTTTGACTGTCGTGCGATTGAATGGCTGGTTCTAGATGAAGCCGACCGTATGCTAGACATGGGCTTTGGCCCTGTTGTTGACCGTCTGTCTGCAGAATGTCGCTGGCGTAAACAAACTTTACTGTTCTCTGCAACACTAGAAGGTAAAGGCATTGAAGGCTTCACAGAAGATCTACTGAACAACCCAGCGGAGATCGATGCAAAATCATCACTTCGTGAGCGTAAGAAGATTACCCAGTGGTACCATCGCGCAGACACAGCAGAGCACAAACTGAACCTCCTAAAGCACATCATCACAGAGCAAGCTGAGCGCAGCATCGTGTTCTTGAAGACGCGTGATCGTCTAGGTGATCTACGAGCTCAACTTGAAAGCGCGCAAATCCCATGTGCGTGGATCCAGGGTGAAATGCCTCAAGATCGTCGTAACAACGCGATCGCTCGTTTCCGTGACGGCTCTGTAAACGTACTGCTAGCGACTGACGTTGCAGCTCGTGGTATCGACCTTCCAGATGTTAGCCACGTCATCAACTACGACATGCCACGTACAGCAGATGTCTACCTACACCGTATCGGCCGTACGGCTCGTGCTGGTAAAAAAGGGAACGCGGTTTCTATCATTGAAGCGCACGATCAACTGATGATTGAGCGTGTGGCTCGTTACACGGACGAACCCATCAAAGAACGCTTCATCGAAGGCATGCGCCCTACGCATAAGAAAGCGGCAGTGACTAAGAAGAAGAAGCCGAAGAAAGAAGATAAAAAAGCGGTAGAGAAACAAAAAATCGCCAAGAAGAAAAAAATCGCCAAGAAAAAGAAAGCAGCAAAGAAGAAGTAA
- a CDS encoding tRNA1(Val) (adenine(37)-N6)-methyltransferase, whose amino-acid sequence MENRTIETKNFQFKKFSIYGGQSGMPVSTDGVLLGAWISLPQRSCVLDIGTGTGLLALMTAQRFEDAFISAIDIDQHAIDAAIINIEQSPWQDRISLHHGSVLTTDFPQKFDAIICNPPYFNSGEQAQQSQRATARHTDSLDHLALAQRCFEITTETATASFILPTPEGEGFIKLAEQCGWYLAKRLDVRTTDKKPASRILFELSKDPACEQDLQRESLTIHHQGGYSEAFIALTKDFYLKM is encoded by the coding sequence ATGGAAAACAGAACAATAGAAACTAAAAACTTCCAATTTAAGAAATTTTCTATTTACGGTGGGCAAAGCGGTATGCCTGTCAGTACCGATGGCGTGCTACTTGGCGCATGGATAAGCCTGCCACAAAGATCATGTGTGCTTGATATCGGGACAGGAACTGGGCTGTTGGCCTTGATGACCGCGCAGCGTTTTGAGGATGCGTTCATCTCTGCGATAGATATTGATCAGCACGCCATTGATGCTGCCATCATCAATATTGAGCAATCGCCTTGGCAAGATCGTATCTCCCTTCATCACGGCAGCGTGTTAACGACCGACTTTCCACAAAAGTTTGATGCGATCATCTGTAACCCGCCCTACTTCAACTCTGGAGAACAGGCGCAGCAAAGCCAAAGAGCCACCGCCAGGCACACCGACAGCTTGGATCATTTAGCGCTTGCCCAGCGTTGTTTCGAGATAACCACTGAAACCGCGACGGCCAGTTTCATCCTACCGACGCCTGAGGGGGAAGGTTTTATCAAGCTTGCCGAGCAATGTGGTTGGTATCTAGCAAAACGCCTTGATGTGAGAACAACAGACAAGAAACCGGCTAGCCGAATTCTATTTGAGTTATCTAAAGATCCTGCCTGCGAGCAAGATTTGCAGCGCGAATCGCTTACAATTCACCACCAAGGTGGTTATAGCGAAGCATTTATTGCGCTCACGAAAGATTTTTATCTCAAGATGTAG